TGTTCATATCAAGTTTACGCAGACCAGGGGAGGAACGGAACTCGGGTTCCGCCTGGATCGCTCCACCTCCGATTTCAGTAATGCCGACTTTGAGAATGGAACCGGGACGGCCCACGTGGAGGGTAATCTCACACTCGATTATGTGAATGTGAAATGCGTCGCCGACATTGATCTGAGCACGCTCGCGGGAAGAGGTCGGCTGATTATGGTCTGAATCGGTGTCACTAGTAATCTCGGTTTGACTTCGCCAGCCAACGCTCGAAACAGGGCGTGTCATTGGGTTCGGGCTCTCTTGGAGAGTACTGTGATTGCACGTAGTCCTATCGAAAGGTCATACCGCCTTACGCCAATGCAGCAGGGGATGCTGTTTCAGGGCTTGTCCGCGCCGGACGACGGTGTGTACGTCGCACAGACTGTATGCAAGTTGCCATTGGACGTGGACCTTCGCGCTTTTGAGCAAGCTTGGCGGAGCGTAATCAATCGGCATGACATTTTAAGGACATGTTTCTTGTGGCAAGGTTTAAGCGAGCCTCTCCAAAAGGTATGCGAGGGTATTTCAGTACCCATCGAAATCCAGGATTGGGCCAGTGTTCCGGCCACCGATCAGGACGACCTTCTCCAATCCTTGCTGCTGCGTGAACGGAAGCGCGGGTTCAATTTCTCGACAGCACCATTGATGCGCATCACGTTATTGAAGCTGGCAGGTGATGAACACCTGTTTTTGTGGACACATCATCACATCCTGCTAGATGGTCGCTCGCGGCTGATCGTGATGAAGGAGGTCTCGCTCTTTTACGAAGCATATCGCCGCAACCAGAACCTGGAATTGCCGCCCCCACCCAGCTACGCGGATTACGTTGATTGGTTTTATCGGCAGGACCAATCCGATGCGGAACAGTATTGGTGGAATTTGCTAGAGACCTTCAGAACCCCGACGAAGTTGGAGTTGCCGTGGGAATCCGACGCGGGACAATCAGGAGAAAGATATCAAACCGTGCACTTCAGCCTTCCGGCAGAGGTCAAGGATTCTCTCCAACTGCTGGCGCAGTCAAAGAAGCTGACCATCAACTGGATCGTGCAAGCCGCATGGGCAGTGCTACTGTCCCGCTACAGCGGTCAAGAGGATGTGGTGTTCGGCGAAACGCGATCTGGTCGTCGCACGGATTTTGAAAGCGTCGGTTCTGTCGTCGGCCTCCTGATCAACACAGTCCCCATCCGCTTGCATGTCGAAGGACGCAAGACGTTCCTCAATCTGCTACAGGAGCTGAGAGACCAGCACGTGGCCATGAGGTCATACGAATGCACACCCTTGACCCGCATCCGAGCGGGCAGCGGACTCGACCGAGCCGCGGAACTCTTTCAGAGCCTTGTGGCCTTTGATGAATACAGCCCCGGTTCTGGGTTGCAGCGGGAAGGATGCGAATTGTGGTCGGGCGGTGTCTCGCGGCGCTGCCCTGTGCATTATCCCCTGGCAGTGGCTGGCTTCAGCAAGCCAGACCTCTCACTACGGGTTGAATATGATCGAAGATCGTATTCGGATGAGGCAGTGGGACGTTTAGTCGGACACCTAGCAACTTTGTTGGAAGAAGCGATCAGAGATCCGTATGCTCGCATTGCGGATTTGCCCCTTCTAACCGACACGGAGCAGCAAGCGCTGAAACAATGGAATCGGACGGCTGTAGACTATGCCGCGGACGCTTGCGTTCATCTACTAGTTGAGAAACAGGTGACAACGGCACCAGACGCCGTCGCAGTGGTGTTCGAAGGTGACGTTTTGACTTATGCGGAGCTAAATCGCCGGGCCAATCAGCTAGCGCATTATCTGAGAAGACTGGGCGTCGGGCCGGATGCGCGGGTGGCCATCTGTGCCGAACGAAGCCTGGAGATGATCACAGGTCTGTTAGGAACATTGAAGGCAGGAGGAGCATATGTACCGCTCGACCCAGCCTATCCCGCCGAGCGCCTGCGCTACATGCTGGAGGATAGCGCGCCGCTAGTGGTGCTGACGCAAGCGCATCTGAGAAACCTATTTGCCGGGATCGGCGAAGAGCTGCCGGTGCTGAATCTTGCCGAGGCGGCCCTGTGGGCAGGGTCGCCGGATATGAATCCGAAGCGGGCCGATGTTGGGCACAGCCCCGCGAATCTAGCTTATGTGATTTACACCTCCGGCTCTACCGGCGCGCCGAAAGGCGTGGCCATTGAGCATCGCAGCCTGCTGAATTTGATTTGCTGGACCCGCAAATCCTTCGAGATAGAGCGCGGCGTGCGCTCGTCGAGTGTGGCCGGTTTTGGATTTGACGCCTTTACTTGGGAGGTCTGGCCGGCGCTCTGCGCGGGGGCGACCCTGCTGTTGCCGCCGCCGATGGTTGCACGCGATCCTGAGGCATTGCTCGCCTGGTGGGAGAGCAAGGAACCAGAAATCAGCTTCTTGCCAACCCCAATCGCAGAATTGGCTTTCGCTCAGGGGATCACCAACGCGCGCCAGCGTATCCTGTATGTCGGCGGCGATGTGTTACGCCG
This genomic window from Blastocatellia bacterium contains:
- a CDS encoding amino acid adenylation domain-containing protein; amino-acid sequence: MLFQGLSAPDDGVYVAQTVCKLPLDVDLRAFEQAWRSVINRHDILRTCFLWQGLSEPLQKVCEGISVPIEIQDWASVPATDQDDLLQSLLLRERKRGFNFSTAPLMRITLLKLAGDEHLFLWTHHHILLDGRSRLIVMKEVSLFYEAYRRNQNLELPPPPSYADYVDWFYRQDQSDAEQYWWNLLETFRTPTKLELPWESDAGQSGERYQTVHFSLPAEVKDSLQLLAQSKKLTINWIVQAAWAVLLSRYSGQEDVVFGETRSGRRTDFESVGSVVGLLINTVPIRLHVEGRKTFLNLLQELRDQHVAMRSYECTPLTRIRAGSGLDRAAELFQSLVAFDEYSPGSGLQREGCELWSGGVSRRCPVHYPLAVAGFSKPDLSLRVEYDRRSYSDEAVGRLVGHLATLLEEAIRDPYARIADLPLLTDTEQQALKQWNRTAVDYAADACVHLLVEKQVTTAPDAVAVVFEGDVLTYAELNRRANQLAHYLRRLGVGPDARVAICAERSLEMITGLLGTLKAGGAYVPLDPAYPAERLRYMLEDSAPLVVLTQAHLRNLFAGIGEELPVLNLAEAALWAGSPDMNPKRADVGHSPANLAYVIYTSGSTGAPKGVAIEHRSLLNLICWTRKSFEIERGVRSSSVAGFGFDAFTWEVWPALCAGATLLLPPPMVARDPEALLAWWESKEPEISFLPTPIAELAFAQGITNARQRILYVGGDVLRRLPAQVSPFMLVNNYGPTEATVVATSGPVEDNAIEPTIGRPIANTQIYILDQHRQPVPMGVAGELYIGGAGVGRGYLGRPEQTAERFLADPFVESSGRMYRSGDLARWREDGRIEFLGRDDFQVKIRGYRIELGEIEARLAEHAGVGEVVVMARENTVGDKRLVAYYTPVEANGEGLGAEELRAYLGDKLPEYMLPTAYVRLERLPLTPNGKVDRQALPAPQGDAYVAREYEVPVGESETALAKIWA